A genomic stretch from Ketobacter sp. MCCC 1A13808 includes:
- a CDS encoding DUF3379 domain-containing protein has product MGADKNDDQRLRSTKIPSTHIMAETINFNGGCLTCLVLFFCAPSDRARPTKAPTLPPITTPGALLEWGLTLKSSLGAITYLDYCSMPNGKGLHIVFKRNDSQ; this is encoded by the coding sequence ATGGGCGCAGATAAGAATGATGATCAAAGACTTAGAAGTACCAAGATACCATCCACGCACATAATGGCAGAAACAATTAATTTTAACGGAGGCTGCTTAACCTGTCTCGTCTTGTTCTTTTGCGCACCATCTGATAGAGCAAGGCCAACCAAAGCCCCAACTCTACCACCAATAACCACACCAGGTGCGTTGCTTGAGTGGGGCTTAACCCTTAAATCATCACTTGGCGCAATCACTTATCTTGACTATTGCTCAATGCCAAATGGTAAGGGTTTACATATTGTTTTTAAACGAAATGATTCACAG